The region ATCATCGTTCACTAGTCAGGTATTCACCATCGGTCCACCAGTCAATCGCTTTCAAGTAAGAGCAAAATTAAAATtgcattcctttttttttttcaagtaagAGCAAACCCGTTACTACTCAACTATAACTCAGTAGCATTTTTGGCATGCAAGTGGCTCATAAAACAAACCCGCTCCTCCTTTTATTCTTGCTATGCTTTTtgcttttacaatttttttccttttcccctAGGGTTTTATTCATCGCAGCCGGCTAAAGGTAAAGTCTGCATTTAGTTTCGAGTTATTGAAGTAGTTTTGACGAATTCtactttgtttttttaaatatataattagggtTTTGGATAGTGATTTTTAAGTGGATTTGTTGAATTCTAGCCCCgaaagttttgtttttttatgtaatGTAGTGTTTTGATAGTGATTCttaaattttgatattgaataacTTGATGCtttgaaatttatgtttttataatatttgttgTCTTCTTGCTTGCAGTACTAACTGGAATATTCGATATTTATTGTATTTGTACAGTGAGTCaatgatattatatttaatttaaatctaATTTGATCTGGTATGCTTCGTTCATTTATAATTTCAAAGTTTCTATGTTTTTTAATATCGAATTGGCACAATGGATCtcgaatatttaatatttaagtttgtAGTTGTAACTTTCTACTGGTTTTCTTTGTTATTAGTCTGTCCCTACATTTTGAAGGCAGCAGATAATTGGGTTTCTATTTTATAAGTTTGTATAGTAATTCTCCTTAAAAACTAATGAAAGCATGATCATCTTTTGTACCTATCTTCATCTGTTTTATGCAATTTAAATTAAGGGTCTCCTTCATAATGTTGATAGTTGATTGGACAGATCACCAGGCCATCGTAGGATTTTTGTATTTAGTTGCAAGCAATCGTTCATTACCCTCATTTTTCCACTGGTTTCCatctattttgatttattcaaaagCTGAAGATTTCATCTGGCATTTACATGTTTGCTAAGGACATTTTCTTGGAATGATTAGTTCTTTATCCATTTTTATTCTCATTTTCCAGGTTTTCATCTATTTGATTTCTTTAGAAGCTGATGGTGTTTGCGTTTCTCTTCTGACAATTTATTTGTTTTGAACTGTTTCTCGATGCCATGTTCAGTTGTGAGTAGTGCATGTTGTATGTTTCAGGAGTAGGCAAGTCTAACCTTCTCTTAATGTTCACCAGAACGAGTGGTTATTGTGTTGCATTAGAAGATGTTAAATATGTGTTGTTTTCTTTCACACTATATTTGCCTTTTTTCATCTCACAGTGAGAGTTTTCTTTTAAAGTTTCATATTTTTAGAAGATGATAAATTTCATAagatttacttatttatttatattttgtacaAAAATTGCAGTGTTTGATAATTAGAGAACAATGATTAAGAGTTTATAATAAAAAGAACAATTATTGCAATGTTCCAAAATTTCAacgttttaattaatttcttttgtaAAATTACTTGAAACAAAGAGTAGTACGATTCAAATAAAAGCTCTTACTCTTGGGTTGGCCCATACTCAGTGAAGCATACCGGCAACCAGTACCCTTTCCGCTTGGTTTTGGGCGACTAGCATCTGCATAATGTAAGAATGGAGTAAGGGGCGAAGGAGGAAGGGAAAGTGCTGGGATACAACAGCAAAAAGGTGAAGAAAGTGGCGATACTTTCAACACTGGCCGCACTCCTTGATGATCCAATTCTCGCCGATGTCCCTAAGAAACCCAGTTTGTCCGATGTTGATATCCTAATCAACCTTGAACTGGGGAGTGCCATGTGTATCTCTATCTTCAAATTAGATGGAACCTCCTTCGGTACACTTCATAtgctcacacacacacacacacgcacaGCTAGGCAGGCCTTCAGCCACATAGAATTTGTGTTTGAAATTAAAGTCAGTACTTATTTGGATTGGTTTTCCTTGGAATTCGAAGATGTTGCAGTGATGAATTCAGCCACAGTGAAAGACTTGAAGCTCGCAATCAAGAAGAAAGTGATCGAGTTAGAGCAATCCAAGATGGGTCATCGACACATTTCATGGTTTATCATCTTGTTTTTCCTCTTAGACCACcctcacatttttttttttggccaGAACCATCCTCACATTAATCGGTGGCATTTTGATGtattagagagaaaaaaaaaagaaaacagagcAATTACATTTACTATAAAGTTCTGTTTttgaagattaatttttttttcttttaatgtttaCTTTGTTTGTGGTTATAGGAGGCACGTTTGGGCTAATTTCTGCCTAGCACACCACAATGGGAAGCTCCTTGATGATGACGCTGCACTTCACGATTTTGGCGTTCGAAATAATTATCAGGTGTTGTATTTGGTCCCTTCACTTTTCTGCAAatggttcttttttattttgttatgatCATTCATTGCTCATTTCCTGCTTATGATCTCACCTTGGAGCCTTAACATCCATTGACCTTGCAAATATCAACTTAAACAAGATTCATGTGCTAACGAATTATGGGAATCCATCATCCCAAGTAGGTTTTTATAAATATTGTTAAGAGGAATCTCAACTTAAAATTGATCTAGAAATTTGGCTCTCATTTACAATTACTGGGGCTATAATGTCTAGCAGCTGGCGGCATGTAAATTATAAACATGAAGAATTCCTCCTCCTGAGATGTTATGATGTGTATTGCAGGTACATTTTTTACCTTATGTTGTCTCAAAAGGTTCTGGGAGACATTCTAAGAGGAGAAAACACCGTTTCTTCCATGGCCTGAGCAAGCTTTCATGATGACATGCAATCATTCGGGCATCCCTGTTTTCTGATCCAACTCATTCCACAAATTCACAATGTTCCATAGCAAAGTAAATGTGGTACAAGTACATTGATTTCTAGTtgacattttaaataaattttaaagctcTTGTAatactaaatttttaataaattagctTTATCATATCTCGTATTCtcaaaaaccaaataaattgaTCATGTCATCATCTCCAAGACTCCACAATTTTAGTTGAAAAgttaaatgtgtaattatatatAGTATAGATTTAATAATATagtatataaatacacatttaagtaataaatataaattattttattatgatgatatttttatatataaaatcaacaaaaaaaagcaaataattagatttttaaaagAATGACAAATCTCAGACTTTTTGTTTTCATATGTATAGATCCTTTGTCTTTGCCTGTTCATCTCTGTTTTTTGTTTCAGATATATTTATTCATCACTCGAAGCAAAGCAAAAGGAAAAGTCGGAGGGTTTTGAGGAGAGTGAAAAATGGTTGGTCCTGCTTCATCGGAGAGTGAAGTCATTCTGGAAATACCATTCGGGTCAGGAGGTTGCCCCAGTTCCCACCATTTTATCGGTGGAAATCATGAAGCTTCCAATTATTTATGTGAATTGTAAGTCACCCCTTTTTTTTCATATGTTTTAGCTTGgggattttaattcttttatgacAAGGCCTTGAATTTTACCTTCTGCAATTGAAATGTGTGAACTTTAGGTATTATGGGGGATGGGCATTACCTAATATATACTTCTTGGGGTTTGCTGGGGTTGTGAAGTTTGGCAATATCCATATTGGTGGACTTTCTGGAATTTTACAATGCGCGTAATTATTGGTTAGGTTGGGTTTGAAGTTCTTTTACTTGTCTATTTTGTGTTTATTCTGGAGTTCTTTTAATGGTAATTGTTTATTTACTGTGAGTGTCAGCTTACTTGCACTGCAAATTCGCCACTCTTGTTGAGGGTGGTCGAGCGACAAAATTTCTTGCACTcagataaatataatatattataaagccGATTTTGTTTTGCCTTTCTACATTTATTTTCAGCGAGTTTTTGTcagatttttctttttatttcttgctCGGCATAATATTGTTGGGGCTGGGGGTTGTTGGGCGTAGCTTGAATTGGGtacagatttttttttaattgtcttGTTGTGTTTGGCCCGAAGAATATCCGTGTCATATCCCGGCCCAGCATAAGCTATTTTTGGGATATCCCCTTCAAATTCCGTTCCGGTTCAGAATTTTTTTGTCCGGTTCAGTTGTTTTGGTGTCCGGTTCAGATTTTTTTGCGTATGGACCGGATCACTTGTCGCACTTATCCGGGGTGGGGATATCCCATTCGAGGGGTATCCCGGCTTGGGCATATCCCAAGTAGGGATATTCCGGCCTGAGTATATCCTATTCCGGGGATATCCTGGcattggtttagggttttttttgtgaaataaagTACTGTACTGGGCTATTATTAGAATGCAAAAACACATAAAACAGGCCCAAAGAAAAGCGAAAGCCTGGAAAAATAGGCCCAATTTTATTTGGGTCTGAGCACATCATGATAGTAATATTTGAGAAATGATTGTaccctaaaaatatttttgaacatatccattaccaaaaaataataataatagtgtgCCCACTCTACTTTGAATTctcattttattgtttttatttatgcaAGAAGAATTAATCTGTAAACTATTTTCATTTTGATGGTTAAGAGTCGTAGCTTTTTGCAAGAAAAAGTTATTGAATTAGctccaattttatttaattaattaatatatttaaaaaagctCAAAGGTTAGGTccatcaaaatatcatctatttaTCAAGCTTGATccaatttaatatgtaaataactctaattatcaattaaataatgtaatataatttaaaaattataaataataaatttaaatcacTTATTTTTAAATAGACAATTGTATCCATTTCTTTTTATAGTTTAAAAGTTTAGGTTATATTCTCCTTTATATTTGtggatatatattttattaaattttctaaaGAATCTTATTCTGCTCTTTTTCTTTAGTACTAAAGTACTTGCATGTGGGAATATGTTTCCAATTTTATGTGGGTTTTTCTGAGCATGTTTTGAAGTGCAATAGAATCACATACAATTCAGGGAGAAGAATAGAAGTAATTGGAAAATAGGAATAAGGATGCAGcatttatgaaatattatgatAAACATGAAGGCCATTTCTGTTTCTAGTTACTTATGGAAGCTTACGAATGCATGTATTACAATAAAccatatttatttccttttttttttcctaacGTTTCTTTTTCTAATCCATGAGAAAAGAACctcaatgcatcagccatttaAATGGctgtttcttttttatatatgttatatttgtaatgatggaattttatctgtgaaatttattattaagtattaTTTGTAAATATTCTTGTATGCATATTGATAACTCTcatatttaaagttattttaataaaatttttatattattttaggaggtaattttaatatttagacaagtttgtattacattttatagtttttcaaattaattatattttatttaaattttgcttgtttttattatttttatagttagtTTGGATTTACTTACTATATTCCTTTCTATATTGCAGGGTTTGAAAGAAGAATGAAAGACTTGGGCATAGAGTAAAAAGTAATTAAGTGATGCTTTTCGCTCCATTGCAATTTCTACCTTGAGTAGAGTGGCACAATCACAAAACCAAAAAATAAGGGTGAtgagatttaaaagaaaaaaggaggaAAAAGGAAGAGATCAATTGGAGCCAGACAACAACTATCTCACATCAAAGGGAACTTCAAGGTTGCAAagatgagaagaaaaagagatcCGTGGCGCTTGATgtaaatttttaactatttttttctctagattattattatttactttttattgaTGCAAGTTTGTTGTGAATATCTTCTTGTgtgattttatcaatttaatatgaACTAAACTCTATTATTTTAAAACGATGACGGATCCTatttcttagttaattaatttattttttcttctatTGTTTCAATCTTTGCtgattatttatttagttttgcgCTTATTTAATTCGTTTTTTTTACCACCAAGTtgtattaatttgataatttagaTCTGTCTTGGAGGAGAAAATTAAGATTTAGGTCTAGATTGAATAGATTAGAATAAGTTACTTTGCAACTAAGATAAGAATATATATGATGCTCTAATCAACCCAATAGATTTGTTCTTAATGATTTCACTCAACTTGTCTAGCATAGGAATATAGCTAGTGAAAGGGAAAGATTAACTTAGCTAGATATTGGAAAGATCTAGTTAATGCTATTGAATAATGAGTTAgtaattacttaaatattttcattgttttagttaaataaaatcttcataatttgcttaatttaattttagtagtaattaggatttattttcttgatctaaattatataaaattgaatagttggtaTTTAGTGGCTTAGAATTTAGTTCTCATGGGAACAATATCTCCTTCTCACTTGATCGATACGTGCATTTGCATTATGAATTTTCAATCattgtatatattaaatattaaaaaaaaagtacattcACTGGTAGGACTACTTTAGTCCCAACTACAATAAAATAACGGCGAAAATTCATTTATACAGATaaacagagaaaagaaagaataagAAGGGAATACTTAGAGATGAGATAATCAATCCTTGTGTAAGGCATCACCTAGTTCTAATTCCAACCCTACGTGATTTCAGACAAATGCAGAGGCATCCAGAGGAGTTTTGCACTTATTTTGTAACGCCTTCAATTTGCCAAGATCAAATTATGGTTCAATAACAATTTTCTCTGCATGGAGAGAAAAAGCCTCTTCATCAGATCTTGGTATGTGGGATCTCTTGAAGTGAACAGGAAGTAAGCATAGCATATAACTATAATAATGCTGGTGGAAAAATATGTAATCGGTTCCATAACATCCCACGAGAATTCCCAAAATGTTAGCCGGAAGAATAGTCCAACTTGTCCTACAGCTAATCCCAGACCGGTCCAAAGTATACGACGAACTTCCTTATGAGCCTGCACATCAATTTCTTCCTTTTGTTCCAACAGCCTTTTTAGCTCATCCTTGATAGGATCATCTTCGGGAGCCAATGCAAGAGGCACTGCTTTTCTAACCAGATCCACCACCTAAGTAAAATGAGAATGATTTCAGCAAAATTAACCTTGTATATCAAAATGGTTCAtgataaggaaaaaaaattctgAACGAAGTCAACTATAATGAGTTTTGAAGGAGAAAACAACAGGCACTGCAAATCCATATTAGGCGTAAGTGAAAATGCATTGGGTTGAAATGCAACAACATGAACCAAATTTAGAATTGGTATTCCTACCCAAAGCTAATATTCATGTATGCGAGGAATCGTTGGGATTTGAAGTTATCAAAAGCATGGAACACAAGAGGCAAGTTGTGAAGAATTTTATTGGAGGGGTtcgggaaaagaaaaagaagtgaaGATGGATTCTGGTGATTAATGGAATAAATAATGCATGTATAATGCGTCGTTTGGTTTAAATAAGGGGTGAAGTGGAATTTCGAGGATGAAGGCTTAGAGCAATTTGCCTGAACAAAATATTCCAATTTTATCTGGGTCTAAGCACATCTAGGAAGTCTTTTGGATGTCATGTATAGATAAAACTTGGCGCTAAAGAACTATTATAGAAAATAGAAGATACTAAACGGTAAGTaatgttataaaaacaaaagacaagtttggaatcaaatatatattcAGTCAACCTGACGCTAATATTCTTAGAGATGGAATATTAATAGTTAGATGTTGTGTGTTtcatcatatttatttatatttccaAGTAGAGAAGCAAAAATAGGAGTCCCGTCCCATTAAAGGTGAAACTGATGACTATAGTCGAAAAAGAAGGCCAAGGCAAAGCCACTATGCATTAGGCTACGAAAAATGAAGCATCTGAATTCTGAATTGGGAAAAAAGGTGGATTGAAGAGACTAATACAAGATAAAAAGGCTACCTTCTCAGGATGAAGATAAACCTTGTCGCGGAATACAAG is a window of Gossypium hirsutum isolate 1008001.06 chromosome D08, Gossypium_hirsutum_v2.1, whole genome shotgun sequence DNA encoding:
- the LOC107940057 gene encoding U11/U12 small nuclear ribonucleoprotein 25 kDa protein, which codes for GAKEEGKVLGYNSKKVKKVAILSTLAALLDDPILADVPKKPSLSDVDILINLELGSAMCISIFKLDGTSFDVAVMNSATVKDLKLAIKKKVIELEQSKMGHRHISWRHVWANFCLAHHNGKLLDDDAALHDFGVRNNYQVHFLPYVVSKGSGRHSKRRKHRFFHGLSKLS